ACGTGTCTGAGATCGACGGTGCCTCCAATCGTGGGATTGATGACATCCGATCGCTAAGGGCGAACGTCAACATCAAGTCGATGCGGTCGAAATTCAAAATCTACATCATCGACGAAGTTCACATGTTGACGAAGGAGGCGTTCAACGCCTTGCTGAAAACGCTCGAAGAACCGCCGCCGATGGTGAAATTCATTTTTTGCACCACCGAGTCGAATAAGGTTCCTGACACCATTTTGTCGCGCTGTCAGCGATTCGACTTTGGCACGATTTCGACCGACAATATTACGATTCGGCTTAGGCAACTGGCTGAGGCCGAAGGCTTTCAGGTTGATGAGGCGGCGCTGGAACTTGTCGCTCGCCGTGCCGCCGGTTCGATGCGTGATAGCCAGTCGCTGTTTGATCAACTGCTGGCGTTCGGTTCGAAGCAAATCTCGAGCGCCGACGTCCATCGACTGCTCGGCACAGCCCCTGATGACCGTTTGACGGGCATGGTGGATGCGCTCATCGAGCGACGCCAGGGGGATGCTTTGATGCGGTTGGACGCCGCAATGCGAGAGGGTGTCCAGCTTGAGGCGTTTACCGATCAACTCGTAGCGTATTTTCGGGATCTGATGGTAACGGCGTGCGAGGCGACATCCATTCCGCTGCTGGCTGTTGGCTCCGATTGCCGCGATCTACTGCGACAGCAGGCGCAGCGGTGGGGCCTGCAGACAATCACAACTGCAATGCAAATCCTGGCGGAAGCCAAAAGTCGAATGCAGCGTGTTTCGTATGGGCGAGTCTTGGCCGAGCTGGCCCTGGTAAGAATCTCGTGTTTGGAGGATTTGGATCGATTGGACGATCTGATTTCTCAACTTAAGGCAGGAGTGGTCGTTTCGGCCCCCGCCCTTGTGGCACAGCGTGCTCCCGCTCACTCGAATTCTTCAGCTCCGACAGAGCTCCCATCGCCTTCCGCACCCAGCGCCGGTCAAAAAAAAAGTGAGCCACTCGCCGTCTTGACGCGTCCGTCAGCACCGCTCGAAGCGATTTCGCCTCCGCCGACGCTCTCGATTCAGCCGACGATCGAGTGGAAAGAGGGGTGTGGCAATGACTTGCAGTTGGCCATCGCGGACAGACTGAACGATATGACCGGTGCGTCCGTTCGTCGCAGCACAGCGTTAGCAATTATTGGGCCAAATGTATTGGAGTTTTCGCTCCCCATGAACTATGATGTGGAGAGGAAGACATTAGACCGGCCCGAAACGATTGCTCGACTTGAGTCTGTCATCCAAGAATTGGTGGGAATTCCAATTCGCATCCGATTTCGAACGGTCGAGGCTGTGGAGTCGGCGGCAAAGGTGAAGGCCGCGGCCACATCAGCGCCGATGCAGCGAAGCCAGATTATTGAAGATCCGGAAGATCCCTATCTCCAAGATGTAACGCGAACGTTTGGTGTCAAGAACTGGAAGGTCAGAGAGCTTCTTGCTGAGCCATCGGACAATCCGCGTGCCGAAACGAGTGTGGAGTAGCAAAAATGTTCAAAGAACTCGGTCAATTTGCATCCTTGATGAAACAGGCACAAGGGATGCAGGGAAAGATTGCAGAGTCGAAAGAACGGATTGCAAACCTGAAGTGTGAAGGTAGCGCTGGGGGAGGGATGGTCGCGGTGACAGTGGGCGGCACGATGCGCGTTCTGTCATGCCGAATCGATCCAACGCTTGTTCAGGCTGGCGACACGGAAATGCTTGAAGATCTGGTGGTTGCGGCGACGAATCAGGCCATGGAAAAGCTGTTGGAACAACAGGCGGCCGAGATGAGTTCGATCACCGGCGGGATGAATCTTCCCGGCCTGGGTGAAATGCTGGGTGGTATGGGGTTGGGAAAATCGTGAAATAATGTGGTTCAGGAGACGTATTGATGGCACGGATTGAGGAGCCTCCACGGCATCCTTATGGGGCCGCAGTGGGAAACTTAATCGAACGACTCGCAACATTGCCGGGGGTCGGACGTAAGTCTGCCGAGCGACTCGCGAATCATTTATTGGATTGCTCAGAGGAAGAAGCCAATTCCTTGGCCGAAGCGATTCGCCGCGTCAAAACGGTCGTCCGTCCCTGTTCCGTTTGTTTCAATCTGACTGAGAATGACGTTTGCAATATTTGCAGTGACACCCGTCGAGATCATCACTCGGTGTGCGTTGTCGAGCAGCCTCGCGACCTGCTTGCGCTCGAGGCGGCGTCGATTTTCAATGGGGTTTATCACGTTTTGGGAGGGCGTCTGGCGCCACTCAATGGCGTGGGGCCTGAAGATCTGAATATTGGTGCGTTGGTGAAACGTGTTCGGCAGGGAGGGGTTAAAGAGATTTTGATGGCGACGAACCCGACTCTGGAAGGGGACGGCACGTCACTGTTTATCTCAAACCTGCTGGCGAACGATCCGGTAAAAATCACGCGACTTGCTCGCGGGATCGCCTCCGGGAGTGTGTTAGAGTTTGCTAATCGTGAAATGTTGGCGGATGCCATTCGAGGAAGACAATCTTTTTAGTTCCCTGACCTCTTTGATTCCCTGATAAGGACTTGTGGAGCTTCAAACCCGATTTGACAAGTCGAAGAATTCGCTTCGAGCAGGCCAACGAACCTGCGGGCGACGCTCGCGAACCTGCCAGGGCTGAGTGGCTGTGCCACTCGTTGTCAGTGCCAAAGGTCGTTTCATGCGAAGGAGTCCAATGGCTTCGCAGAACGGAAGAACGCAAAACCCAATCTAACGATTGAGACACTCGATATGCAGTTGAATTTCTCCCAACAAATGAAGATGAGCCAGCAAATGAAGCTGGCTCCACGAATGATTCAATCGATGGAGATCCTGCAGTTGCCCACGATGGCACTGGATGAAAGGATCGAACAGGAACTGTCCGAGAATCCCTGCCTGGAGATGCGGAGTTCTGATCGTGACGCTCCGGAATTGCAGCACAATCTCGAAGAAGCGCGCGAAGAAGCCACCGAAAAGAATATTGCCGAAAAAGAGCTGAAAGTCGACGACGCTCACAACAATGAAGCGGACTTCGAACGGCTGCTCGAGATGTCGCAGGACTGGCCCGAAGACAATTACACGTCGGGTAGTAAGCCGTCATCCAATCGCATGGAAGAGGACGGCGATCGGCAGCACGATATGATCTCGAATATCGCGATCCGACCGCAGTCGCTGAATGACTATTTGCTGGAACAGTTTGGATTTTTCAGCGTTCCGGCCGAAGTGCGCGAATTCGGGCAATTTCTCATTCAGAATCTGGATCACAACGGACGCTTGCCGGGTAGCCTGCCAGACCTGATTCAGGTCTATGGGAAGTCGATCGCCGACGTTGACGCGCAGGCGGCACTGCAGCTTATTCAACGCCTTGATCCACCGGGTTGTGGAGCGCGCGATGCGAAAGAATGCCTGCTGCTGCAACTGCGCGAGGAAGCACCTTATCGAGATGTCCTCGCGACGCTGATTGCCTCGCACCTTGAAGATCTGGCACAAAATCGCTTGCCATTGATCGAGCGCAAGACGGGGTACTCGATCGAGACGATCAAGTTGGCGTACGAAGAACTGCGTCACATGAATCCGTTTCCGGGCCGCGGATTCGAAGCGAGGCCAGCCCAAGCCGTTAAGCCTGATGTGTTCGTCGAGCAAAATGGGGACGACAAATGGATCGTCAGGGTGATGGATGAATACACCCCGCGATTGCGGATCAGCAAGCGGTATCAGCAAATCCTTCGCGACGGCGCTGACCCCAAGACGAAGGAATACATCAAACGGAAGATCGATTCCGCCAAATGGTTGATCGAGAGCATTGAGCAGCGCCATAACACGCTCAAACGCGTGGCGCAATCGATCGTCGACAAGCAAACGGCGTTTCTCGAATTTGGCCCCGAAGCGATTGTTCCGCTTAAAATGCAAGAGATTGCCGACGTCGTGAAAGTCCACGTGACAACCGTCTCGCGTGCCGTCGACGACAAATGGATTCAAACCCCACGCGGCCTTTATCCGCTCAAGCGGTTCTTTGGCGGGGGCACAGTCACGGAAAGCGGAGAAGAAGTCGCCTGGGACATCATCAGAATTAAGCTGAAAGAAATCGTTGATAAAGAGGATAAGAACGATCCACTGAGCGACGATGCCCTCGTCGATGAACTGCAGAAATTTGGTTACACTCTGGCACGGCGAACGGTAACAAAGTACCGCAAGGCGCTGGATATTCCTTCGTCGCGCCAGCGCAGGGCCTACTAACGGCTTCTCCCAAAGGTCCCGCCTCGCGGCATGGACAGTTGGGCGAAGCGGAAATTCGCTTCGTCCGACGGATTTCTTCTCTCTTCCCGATCGCGCGAACCCCGTCAGCTCTCTGACGTTGCCGATCGTGCCGAGTTTGACGCGCGTTCTTGCCGTCGCCACCGGCAAAGTTGTCCTGCAATGACGGTTTCGCCGTGTGGTTGCAGCACTGAACTTCTCGCTTTTCCAGGATGCGCAGTCGGAATTTCCGGCGGCGAAGTTCACTTATTGCAAGTCAAATTATGGACATTGCTTGCCGCGAGTGTCAGGCAGATTTATGATCCATTTTAAGGGTCTCGTCCATTTTTCATTGATGGTGCGTTACGCTGGCCATGAGACGGCGCGGCGGGGCACAGTAAAAATTCTGATTGAAGCGATGCCAATCAATCGGAATCTGGTCATCAGGGTGGGCGGACTCTGAATTGTGTCAAAGCCCACGGTTGCGAATGAGGGCTTCTCCAACGCGAGCATACCTGCAGGACCGAGCAACCGAATTACACGCATTGAAGTGGAGCTGCAAACCTGAATTGACACGTTGATGAACTCGCAACGTGCAGGCCAATGAGCCTGCGGGCGATTCGTACGAACCTGTCAGAACAGGATGGCTGTGCCACGAGTTTTACACCGTCCCTTTGCGATCCAGCGAGGAATCAGCGTTGCGCGCCATCATTAGCGATATTCACGCGAATCTCGAAGCGCTGGAAGCCGTCCTGGCCGACATCCGGGGGCAGAATATCTCCGAAATCTACTGCCTGGGAGACATCATCGGTTATGGCCCCAATCCGTGCGAGTGTATCGATCGGGTGATGTCGACCTGCAAGTTGACGTTGCTAGGGAACCATGATCAGGCCGCCTTGTTCGATCCAGAAGGATTCAACGCCAGTGCCGAGCGTGCGGTGTTTTGGACCCGAAAAACCCTCGAATCGAGTTCGGGGCCGGATGCGGATAAACGCTGGGATTTCTTGGGTGAGTTACCTCGAGTTCATCGTGAACCGAATTACCTGTTCGTACACGGTTCTGCCCGCAATCCACTGAATGAATATGTCTTCCCCGAAGACATCTACAACCAGCGGAAGATGGAGCGAATCTTCTCATTGGTCGAGAAGTACTGTTTTCAGGG
This genomic interval from Schlesneria paludicola DSM 18645 contains the following:
- the dnaX gene encoding DNA polymerase III subunit gamma/tau, with the protein product MEPQYTVLARRFRPQTFTEVVGQERVAQTLRNAIHDGRVAHAYLFTGARGVGKTSMARIFAKALNCPDAVDGVPCNVCEQCRGISVGQDVDVSEIDGASNRGIDDIRSLRANVNIKSMRSKFKIYIIDEVHMLTKEAFNALLKTLEEPPPMVKFIFCTTESNKVPDTILSRCQRFDFGTISTDNITIRLRQLAEAEGFQVDEAALELVARRAAGSMRDSQSLFDQLLAFGSKQISSADVHRLLGTAPDDRLTGMVDALIERRQGDALMRLDAAMREGVQLEAFTDQLVAYFRDLMVTACEATSIPLLAVGSDCRDLLRQQAQRWGLQTITTAMQILAEAKSRMQRVSYGRVLAELALVRISCLEDLDRLDDLISQLKAGVVVSAPALVAQRAPAHSNSSAPTELPSPSAPSAGQKKSEPLAVLTRPSAPLEAISPPPTLSIQPTIEWKEGCGNDLQLAIADRLNDMTGASVRRSTALAIIGPNVLEFSLPMNYDVERKTLDRPETIARLESVIQELVGIPIRIRFRTVEAVESAAKVKAAATSAPMQRSQIIEDPEDPYLQDVTRTFGVKNWKVRELLAEPSDNPRAETSVE
- a CDS encoding YbaB/EbfC family nucleoid-associated protein; the encoded protein is MFKELGQFASLMKQAQGMQGKIAESKERIANLKCEGSAGGGMVAVTVGGTMRVLSCRIDPTLVQAGDTEMLEDLVVAATNQAMEKLLEQQAAEMSSITGGMNLPGLGEMLGGMGLGKS
- the recR gene encoding recombination mediator RecR, whose product is MARIEEPPRHPYGAAVGNLIERLATLPGVGRKSAERLANHLLDCSEEEANSLAEAIRRVKTVVRPCSVCFNLTENDVCNICSDTRRDHHSVCVVEQPRDLLALEAASIFNGVYHVLGGRLAPLNGVGPEDLNIGALVKRVRQGGVKEILMATNPTLEGDGTSLFISNLLANDPVKITRLARGIASGSVLEFANREMLADAIRGRQSF
- the rpoN gene encoding RNA polymerase factor sigma-54, with amino-acid sequence MQLNFSQQMKMSQQMKLAPRMIQSMEILQLPTMALDERIEQELSENPCLEMRSSDRDAPELQHNLEEAREEATEKNIAEKELKVDDAHNNEADFERLLEMSQDWPEDNYTSGSKPSSNRMEEDGDRQHDMISNIAIRPQSLNDYLLEQFGFFSVPAEVREFGQFLIQNLDHNGRLPGSLPDLIQVYGKSIADVDAQAALQLIQRLDPPGCGARDAKECLLLQLREEAPYRDVLATLIASHLEDLAQNRLPLIERKTGYSIETIKLAYEELRHMNPFPGRGFEARPAQAVKPDVFVEQNGDDKWIVRVMDEYTPRLRISKRYQQILRDGADPKTKEYIKRKIDSAKWLIESIEQRHNTLKRVAQSIVDKQTAFLEFGPEAIVPLKMQEIADVVKVHVTTVSRAVDDKWIQTPRGLYPLKRFFGGGTVTESGEEVAWDIIRIKLKEIVDKEDKNDPLSDDALVDELQKFGYTLARRTVTKYRKALDIPSSRQRRAY
- a CDS encoding metallophosphoesterase family protein, which translates into the protein MRAIISDIHANLEALEAVLADIRGQNISEIYCLGDIIGYGPNPCECIDRVMSTCKLTLLGNHDQAALFDPEGFNASAERAVFWTRKTLESSSGPDADKRWDFLGELPRVHREPNYLFVHGSARNPLNEYVFPEDIYNQRKMERIFSLVEKYCFQGHTHIPGVFTEDLNFLAPEEIDFKYEMTDKKILVNVGSVGQPRNSDNRSSYVVLDGNMIYFKRVEYDFARTAQKIYEISDLDNFLGERLADGR